GAAGCGCCAGCGCCTTGGCCTCGGCCACGGCCCCGGGAGCGCAGGACAGATAAGGCGTGATTTCGGCCTCAACAGCGGCGTCCAAATCGTCGGTTACGCCGGCGATGATGCCTAGGCCTTGCGCCTCATCGGCGCCGAAGACGCGGCTGGACATGAACACACGGCGCGCGTTGCCTTCGCCCATGCGGGCGATCACGTAAGGGCCGATGGTGGCTGGGATCAGGCCCAGCTTGGTTTCGGTCAGCCCGAACTTGGCATCGGGTGCGGCCAAGGCCACATCGCAGACGCAGGCCAGCCCGACACCGCCGCCAAACGCAGCACCTTCGATACGGCCAACCACCGGTTTAGGCAAAGCGTTCCACGCCCCAAGCATCGTAGCAAGTTTGCCCGCCTCGCGACCACGGGTGGCCGCATCCGCGTCGATCTGCGCACGCATCCAATTCAGGTCACCGCCCGCACAGAATAACGCCCCCGCCCCGCGCAACACCACCGCACGCACCGTGTCATCCGATGCGAGCGCTGCGGCGCAATCCGTTAACTCCGCAATCATCTCGCCAGACATGGCGTTGCGTTTGTCGGGGCGGTTCAGGGTGACCGTCGCCACGCCGCGCGCATCGGTGTCTGTCAGCAAGGTCTCATACATCGGCTCGTCTCCTTATCCGCGCATCGCTTGGGCCATCCGGCCCGCCCGTGCCACAATGTCTGCATCAAGTCCGGTCGTGTGGCCCGCGTTTTCCAGGTGGGCCAGAACGGCCTCTGTCGCGACATTGCCAGCCGCACCGGGCGCATAGGGACACCCGCCCAAGCCCCCGACCGCAGCATCAAACACTCGAACTCCGTGGGACATGGCCACGTCGATGTTCAGCAATGCGCGCGCCGCAGTGTCATGGAAGTGTCCCGCGAGTTTATCAGCGTCGCAGATTTGCGTGACAGCCTTCAACATTGCATCAATCTGCTCCGGCGTGGCACGGCCAACGGTATCGCCCAACGAAACCTCGTAGCAGCCCAGATCGAACAGTTGCGCCACCACGCGGGCCACATCAGCGGGATCCGTCGGGCCGTCATAGGGGCATTCCGCCACGCAGGACACATAGCCGCGCACGGGCATCGGGGCGGCCTCCATGATCGGGATGAACCGCGCGATACTCTCCTCGATCGTCGCGTTCACATTGGCCTTGGAGAACCCTTCCGAGGCGCTGGCGAACACCGCCACCTCGTCCGCCTTCGCGGCAATCGCTCCCTCCAGCCCGCGCATATTGGGCGTCAGCGCGGCGTAAGACACACCGTCCGCACGGGTGATGCCGTGCAACACCTCCGCACTGTCGGCCATTTGAGGCACCCATTTGGGCGAGACGAAACTGGCCACCTCGATCCGCTTGAAGCCCGCCGTGGACAGCATATCCACCAACGCGATCTTGTCGGCGGTGGCGATCTGCGCCTTTTCGTTTTGCAGCCCGTCACGGGGCCCGACCTCGAAGATTTCGACCGCACTCATGCTGGCACCTCATAGAACTCTTTGGGGTAAAGACGCTCCCCGTCCGGCGGCAGAGACTTTTGAAAGCCCTCGCGGGCGGTGATGCGGGCGTACCAAGCGCAAAGGCGCGGGAAAGGTTCGATATGTGCAAAATGACGGCCCGAATACACTGAATAGCCGCATGAAATGTCGGCTGCGGAAAAGCCACCCTCCAGCAAATAGTCGCGATTTTGCAGCCGTCCCTCCAGGGCGGCGTAGCATTTTCCTATCCGCGCCGCCTCCAGCTTCATCACGATGGGACTGCGCATATGATCTTCATACAGGGCGATGTGCTGCTGTGTCAGCGCGGCGCAATGCTGGGTGATGGTCTCGGCGAAATGGACCCAGACCAGCCAGTCGGCCCGCTCGGGGTCGCCCGCAGCGCGGCCAAGGTTCCCTGCGGGGAACGTTTCGCACAGATATTCGGTGATCGCACCTGTCTCGAAAAGCGTTTGCCCGTCGATCTCCAAAGCTGGAACGCGGCCCGAGGGGTTCAGCTTCAGAAAGGCTTCAGAGCGCAGGTTCTTGCCGAACGGATGCACCACCACATCAAACGGCACGCCCAGCTCGTGCAGCAACCACAGGCTGCGCATGGAGCGGGTCTGGTGCGCGTGATGCAGCGTGATCTTAGTCATCATCCGCTTCCATCCGCACCAAGGCAGCCCCTGCCGTCACCTGATCGCCCGCGCTTGTCATCACTTCAGCGACGATCCCGTCCGCGTCGGCGCGCAGGGCGTGTTCCATCTTCATCGCTTCCAGCACAAGCAAACGGTCCCCCGCTTTAACCTGCGCCCCAGCGGCCACATCTACGACCCGCACCAGACCCGGCATCGGTGCACGGGTCACCCCATCGCCTGCCCCTTGGCCCGCATCGCGGTCCAGCGGATCTGACACGGTGAACGCGTATGTATTACCCCAGAACACTGCGCCCTGCGCCCCGTCACACCAAAGGCCCGCAGCGGTTTTCGCTTCGTCGATGATCCATGCGCCATTTATGTGTTCCAGCTCGTGCACAGCGTCTGGCAAGGTGACCTTGAACTGCGAGGGCGCGCGTGTTTCAACCCGCGCCTCCTCCGCCTCGTCAAAGGCGAAGCGAGCGGTCTGCTCAACCCCGCCCCACAGCGACACCCCTGCGAACGCAGGCACCGTGCGGTGCAACCCAAGGGCTGCGACCGCAGCCAATGCACGGGTTTTGGTGCAGGGTGCGGACTGCGCGGTCAAAGCCGCAAGATCGCGCTCGATCAGGCCTGTATCGACATCACCTGCCGCAAATCCTTCATGTTCCGACAGTGCTGCGAGGAAGCCGATATTGGTGACCGTCCCGCCGATTTGCGTCGCCTTCAACGCCCGCGTGAGCTGCGCCAAGGTTGTGGCGCGGTCGGGGCCATGCACCGTCAGCTTGGCAATCATCGGGTCGTAATGCGGACTGATCCCGTCGCCCTCCCGCACGCCGGTATCAATGCGCGCGCCGCTGGCAAAGCGCAGGTGGCGCAGCGTGCCGGTTGCGGGTAGGAAGCCTGCGGGCACGTCCTCTGCATAGATGCGGGCCTCGAAGGAATGGCCGGTGATTGAAAGCTCTTCCTGACGTGCAGGCAGCCCTTCGCCCGATGCCACGCGCAACTGCCATTCGACCAGATCGACGCCGGTGATGGCCTCGGTCACGGGGTGCTCAACCTGAAGGCGAGTGTTCATCTCCATGAAATAGAACCGGTCTGCGTGTAGACCGTCGGACGCGTCCACGATGAACTCCACCGTGCCCGCGCCAGCGTACCCCACCGCCTCCGCTGCGCGCACCGCCGCCTGCCCCATCGCGTCGCGCATCTCGGGTGTCATGCCGGGGGCCGGAGCTTCCTCAATCACCTTTTGGTGGCGACGTTGCAAGGAGCAGTCGCGCTCGAACAGATGCACCGCCTTCGTGCCGTCTCCGAACACCTGCACCTCGATATGGCGGGGGGTGGAGACGTATTTTTCGATCAGCACGGCGGCGTTGCCGAAGGCCTTTTGCGCCTCGGTTTGGGCAGCTTCCAACTCCTGCGCGAAGTCCTTGGGGGCGTTGACCCGCCGCATGCCTTTGCCGCCACCGCCCGCGACCGCCTTGATCAACACGGGGTAGCCGATCTTGTCGGCCTCGGCGGCGAGATTATCTTGGCCCGCCTCGTGGTAGCCCGGCACCACGGGTACGCCCGCTTTGACCATCAACGCCTTGGCGGCGTCCTTCAATCCCATCGCGCGGATGGCGTGGGCGGAGGGGCCGATGAAGGTCAGGCCCGCCTTTTCAACCGCCTCGACGAGATCGGGGTTTTCCGACAGGAAGCCATAGCCCGGGTGGATTGCCTGCGCGCCGGTTGTCAAAGCTGCGTCAATTATGGCGTCGCCCCGCAGGTAGCTTTCCGCAGGCGTGGCACCACCGAGGGAGATAGCTTCGTCAGCCATCGCCACATGGCGGGCCTTTGCGTCCACATCAGAATGGACCGCCACAGTGCCAACGCCCAAGCGGCGGCAGGTATCGATGATCCGGCAAGCGATTTCGCCGCGATTGGCGATGAGGATTTTAGAGAACATCTTTAGCACCTCGTTTTGAGATATGGGCAGCCCACGCGGCGAAGCCGCAGGGCTGGGCGGCACCAAGGGGCTCGATGTCCCTTGGGGACGCCCCGCTTTCGATGGACATCGTCATGCGCACCACCCCGCACGCTGCCCGCCAGTATAAGCGCGACCGTGACCGCTTTTTATCATGCTACGTGCAACCCCCTCACCACCTGCGCGCAGGTAGATAAGTAAGCGCCCGTAGCGGTCCGATCCGTCCGGTGTGATGATGATCTCGCCGGAGGTCCAAAGCAGGGACCGCAGCTTTTGCGTTGCCAACCAACCCGCGGCGAACTCTGAAAGGCATTTATATGAAAAGCGCTCCGGCGCGTCGTAGCTTTTGATCCGCGCCGACCGGACACCCGCTTCTGGGCAGAAGACGCGAAGCGTATCCCCGTCGATGATGTCGAGCGCCACGCAACTCGAACCTGCCCGCGCCAAACCATTGGCAACATCAATCGCGGGTGGTCCAACCAACAGCGCGAACACGGCCCCTGCTCCGATCATCGTGCGAGATGGCCGACGCAGAGAAAAACGCTGCCTAGGCCGTTTGGCTCGGGGCTGCCGGTCAGAAAGCAAAGACCGAAGCCATTTTTCATCCGAACGCCGCTTCACATCCGGAACACGCCGAAGCGTGTCTCCTCTATCGGGGCGTTCAGCGCGGCGCGCAAAGATAACGCCAGCACGTCGCGGGCCTTTCGGGGGTCGACGATGCCGTCATCCCAGAGCCGTGCGGAGGCGTATAACGGATGCGATTGCTCCTCGAACATATCAATCGTGGGTTGCTTGAACGCGGCCTCCTCCTCGGCGGACCATGTGCCGCCCTTGCGCTCGATCCCGTCGCGCTTGACCGTCGCCAGAACGCCGGCAGCCTGCGGGCCGCCCATGACCGAGATGCGCGAATTGGGCCAAGACCACATGAAACGCGGCTGGTAGGCGCGGCCCGCCATGCCGTAATTCCCCGCCCCGAACGAGCCGCCGATCACCATGGTGATTTTCGGCACGGAGGTCGTGGCCACGGCGGTCACCAGCTTGGCGCCGTGCCGCGCGATGCCTTCGTTTTCATACTGGCGCCCGACCATGAAGCCGGTGATGTTTTGCAGGAAGACCAGTGGAATGCGGCGTTGCGAGCAGAGTTCGACGAAATGCGCGCCCTTCTGGGCGGCCTCGGAGAACAGCACGCCGTTGTTGGCGATGATACCCACCTGCATGCCACAGATGTCTGCAAAGCCGGTGACCAGCGTCTCGCCGAAGCGCTTCTTGAACTCGTCGAAGCGGGAGCCGTCGACGATCCGAGCGATCACCTCGCGGATGTCGTAGGGGGTGGTCAAGGAGGCTGGCACAACACCGAGCAATTCGGACGGGTCATAGGCGGGCGCTTCGCCTTGCGTGACGCTGCCAACCCCGCCGCCAATGTTTCCAACCGCCTGCCGCGCCAAGGCCAAAGCATGCGCGTCATCCTCGGCAAGATAATCCGCCACGCCGGACAGGCGCGTGTGCACGTCACCGCCGCCGAGGTCTTCCGCTGTGACAACCTCTCCCGTGGCGGCCTTCACCAAGGGCGGGCCTGCGAGGAAGATGGTGCCTTGTTCCTTCACGATGATGGTGACGTCGGACATGGCGGGCACATAAGCGCCGCCTGCGGTGCAGGAGCCCATGACCACGGCGATCTGCGCGATGCCCTTGGCGGACATGCGGGCCTGATTGTAGAAGATGCGCCCGAAATGGTCGCGGTCGGGGAAGACCTCGTCCTGATTGGGCAGGTTCGCCCCGCCCGAGTCCACGAGGTAGACGCAAGGCAGGTGGTTTTCCTCGGCAATCTCCTGCGCGCGGAGGTGTTTTTTCACCGTCATCGGATAGTAGGTGCCGCCCTTTACGGTGGCATCGTTGCAGACCACCATGACTTGGCGGCCCTGCACCAAGCCGATGCCCGCGATGACACCCGCACAGGGCGCCGCGCCATCGTAGAGCCCGTGGGCAGCCGTGGCACCGACTTCAAGAAACGGCGAGCCGGGGTCGAGCAGGTTGGCGACACGGTCGCGGGGCAGCATCTTGCCGCGGCTCTCGTGGCGTTCGCGCGGGCCTTCGCCGCCGCCCAATGCGGCGTGCTGTGCCGCCTCTCGCACGACACGCAAGGCTTCTAAATTGGCGGTCTCGTTGGCGCGGAACGCCTCGGAGCCGGCGGCGATGTTGGAGGTGAGTTTCATGGGGCGTTACCTCGGTCTCATGTCGCGCAAGGCGATGCTGCGTTCGGCGGTCATGACCAGCAGGCAATTGGCGTAGGCGATGCCGCGCACGGAGCCGCCCTCCCACTGGTCATAGGTCAGGTCACATTCGGCGTCGCGAAAGGCGATCCACGCGCGTTGCACGTTTTGCAAGCCGCCCGCGAGATCGGTGCCTTCGTCAGCGTCGCGGGTTTTCAAGTCGGCTCGGGTGGTCTGGTATTCTTCGTTCAGGATATCGTCCCAAATGGCTGTTTCCGCCGTGATGCAGGTCGCGATACCTTGCGAGGTGGTCCCTCCTGGCAGCAACTGGCACTGGTCCGACGCGGCCCCGAGGCAGTCAGGGCTGCGCTGGCCTTCCGGCGTGGCGGCGTGGCAGGCGTAAATGCGGGCGGGCTCGACGGTCAGGTCCGCAGCAGAGAGCGGAGATGCCATCGCAAGCAATAGCAGCACGAACCTCATTGTTTGATCTCGCAATAGCCCGCCGCAGAGCGGCCTTCCAAGCACGCCGCAAACTCCCCCGACAGGCCCGCCAATTCGCTGATCTCGCACCCTAGCCGCGCGCTCTCTGCGCCGTTGGGCTTTGAGGCCGCAACCTCTTGGCATTTTTGCACAACGTAGCCGGTCCACTGGCCCATCAGGTCCAGCAACTCGGACGAGCCCTCGGACGTGACCGCCTCGATCACCTCGTCCTGCAAGGTTTTCACCGTGCCGGACCATTCCTCCCGCACGCCGCCAAGACAGGTTGCGTGGGCGTCGGTGCCGACCTCGTGGCGCACGCAGGGCTGGAACATCAACTCCACGCATTGCGGCCATGTGGTGCCCGCCTCCATGGTTTCCAAGCACGCCAGCACAAGGACTTTGTCCTGCGCGATGGTGTCTTGTGCCATGGCGGGATTCACGAACAGGGCGGCGATGAGGGGCAAATACTTCATAGACGGTCCTTCAAGCCGCATCGCGCGGGGCGAGCGGGGTTTTGGTGGCCCAGTCGGCGGGGCCGTTTTGCGCGATCAGCCCGCCCAAGGGGCCGACGTGATATTCATAGTGCCGAGTGGCATCAAAGGGCTCCGGGCCGCAAATGACAACCATGCGGGTGGTTTTGACCGGCCCGGGCCGCGCGCGGCAATGGGTCAGCTGCGCGTCTTGGTGGGTGTCGAGGTAGCGGGCGGCGTAGGTTTCGATAATCTGGGTTTCGGTGAGTTTGAGGGTTTGGGAGCGGTAGGCGGCAGCGGCTGCGATGAGCAGCAGGGTCAGGAGCGTAAGGGAGATGTAGTGCACGGGGCGGAGGGTCATTTGGGCGCACCTGATTGTACCAGTCGCGCGGCCTCTCTAGCTGAGGTCCATTGCAGAAATACCGTCATGTGAGCGCAGAAGGCGTTGGCATCTGGCATGAGTTTGCGAAGCTTGGGGTCCTTGCGGAAAAAGGCGCGCGCATCGTCGGTGCAATCGAATGACTGAGTGCCATTTCGAACCATAGCGATCAGGTCTGAGGCTGCACGGAACTTACTATCTGGCTTAAAGTCTTGCGGAATTTCCGCGCGCAGGGTTTCGGTGTGTGCGGCAAGCGTATCGCGGAATTTGAGCGCGCACAGGCGTGGTTTGCTCTCGAAGCTACACACCGCAGAGATGTGTTCGATGCAAGTTTGATCGTAGATCTCGGCGCGGTCGTTTGGCAGCGTATCGACATAGCGCGCGCAACTTTGCAGCGAGACACCGGGATCAAAGGCCTGAGCCGCGGTTGGGCCAGGGGCCAGCAAGGCCAAGAGTGTGAGAGCCAGCCTCACCCCATCGCCCCCATCAGCTCCCGACCGACCAGCATCCGCCTGATCTCGGAAGTCCCTGCCCCGATCTCCATCAGCTTGGCGTCGCGGAACAGGCGGGCCACGGGGGCGTCAGCCAAAAATCCAGCTCCGCCCATCGCCTGCACGGCTTGGTGGGCTTGGACCATGGCTTGCTCGGACGCATAGAGACAGCATGCAGCCGCGTCTTGCCTCGTGATATTCCCACGATCACAGGCACGACCCGCTTCGTAGACATAGGCGCGGGCGGAGTTCATGGCTGTATACATATCCGCAATCTTGCCCTGCATCAGTTGGAACGAGCCGATGGGTTTGCCGAACTGCTTGCGCTCCACCATGTAGGGCATGACCTCGTCCAGACAGGCGGCCATGATGCCGGTGCCGATACCCGCCAGAACCACGCGTTCATAGTCTAGACCGGACATGAGGACACGCACGCCGCGCCCCTCCTCGCCCAGCACGTTCTCGAACGGGACTTCGACATCGTCGAAGATCAGCTCCGCGGTGTTGGAGCCGCGCATGCCAAGCTTGTCGAAATGTGGGGAGGTGGAGAAGCCTTTCATCGACTTCTCGATGATGAAGGCTGTGATGCCTTTGGGGCCAGCGTCAGGATCGGTCTTGGCGTAGACCACCAAGGTGGAGGCGTCGGGGCCATTGGTGATCCAGTATTTATTGCCGGAGAGGCGGTAGTGATCGTTGCGCTTTTCCGCCTTCAACGACATGGAAACAACGTCGGAGCCTGCGCCCGCCTCGGACATCGCCAAAGCGCCGACATGCTCGCCGGAAATGAGTCCGGGGAGGTATTGCGCCTTCTGCTCCGCGGTGCCGTTCAGCTTGATCTGGTTTACGCAAAGGTTGGAATGTGCGCCGTAGGACAGCGACACGGATGCGGAGGCGCGGGCGATTTCCTCGACCGCGATCACATGGGCCAGATAGCTCATGCCGGAGCCGCCGTCTTCCTCTGGTACGGTGATCCCAAGCAGGCCCAGTTCGCCCATTTCGGTCCACAGATGTGCGGGAAATTCATTGGAGGCGTCGACCTCGGCGGCGATCGGTTTGACGCGTTCTTGCGCCCAGCGGTGCACCATGTCGCGCAAGGCGTTGACGTCTTCTCCCAAGTCGAAATTCATCGAAGCGTTAAACATGGTAGTCCTCCCCGTTATTGAACGCACGTTCAAATACTAGAGCGGGGATTATCACTGGTCAACAGAGTCGGTGACCTCTAGAGGCGACTCATAAAAAATCAATTGTTGGCAGTTACCATCTCAGGCGCCCCAAAAGGTAAGGTATTCCTTACCTCAAGGGCGGCGTTTCGCCACTAAGCCCTTGTCATTCCTGCATTTACCTTGCCTTTGGAGCAGATTCTGCCGCATTTTCGTCACAGTCTAACACCCAGATAATCGAGACAACAAAAATGATCTATCTAGCCTTCTACAGGGGAGAGGGTCGGCCGTTAAGCGACACGCTCGTCAAGTGGGTCACCCGCTCCGAGTTCTCGCATTGTGAGTTACTAGTGAGTTCCCGCCAGCCCAAAACCGGCGAAACCCATCGCTGCGTCACCGCCCAAGGGAAAAACGGCGGCGTCTGCGTGCGCGACCTCTACTTCCGAGAGGGCGCCTATGAATTCGTGCAGGTGCCTTGGGCCCCGCATGACACATTCTCCCGCGCAGCCCGGCATGTCGGTCGAGGCTACGACTATTGGGGATTGCTGATGAGCCAGTTCATCAACTTGCGCCGCCATGTGGAGGATCGCTATTTCTGCTCCAAGTTATGTGCGGAGGCACTTGGCCTCGCACAGGCGCATACCTACGCGCCGGGTGATCTGAAACGCATCGTAGAAGAGCATAACCGCGTCTACCGCATGGCCCATATCGCCGCGACACAGTCTTTGCCTGTGCACGGGGTCGTTGCGGGGCAACCGGACCTGTCGCCGTCGCCAGCCAACGAGCCGGGATATCCTGCCAATGGACTGTCCGTCCTAGCCCGCCAAGGCCGTTCGGCCATGAAGGGCACGGGCCTCGCTTTGAATTATTCGGGCGATCAGCTCGCAATCCTCGATGGAGAAGGTCAGCGGCAGGCGCATGTCCAGCAGGCCCGACAAAATGTTGTCCGTCCGCGCCAAAGCCTGAGGCCGCGCATAGCGCCAGCTGTCATAGCGCGAGGTGAAGGCCTTGGGTTCGGCCGCGCCGAACCATTTAAGCTCAACACCGCGCGATGCGCATCTGGAGGTAAACTCCTCAATTTCAGCAGGCGAAGCCTCGGGCAGCCGGAACTGGATGGATGAACCGACATAAACCCCACGCGGGTCACGTTCGATAATGGCCAGTCCGGGGGCATTGCGCAAACCGGACTCCAGCGCTGCGTAGCGTGCGTTCCACGCATCCACCTGCGCAGTCAGACGCGCAAGTTGCGGGCGCAGGATAGCTGCGCGCAGATTGTCCATGCGGCCCGAGATGTTCGGGGTGACGTATTTCACCCGCTCGAAGACCTCGGCAGGTGGTCCCGCCAAGTGACGTTCATAAAGCATATAGGAGCCGGACAGAATGATAGCGCGGGCCATCACCTCATCATCGTCGGAGATCAGAAAGCCGCCCTCGCCCGAATTCACGTGCTTGTAGGTCTGGCAGGAATAGCAACCCACCTTGCCATGACGACCTGACGGGGTGCCTTGCCAACTGGCGCCCATTGTATGGGCGCAATCCTCAATCACCGTGACGCCCGCCGCGTTGCAAATCGCCATCAGTCGATCCATGTCGCACAGATGTCCCCGCATATGGGACAGCAGCAGATAGCGCGCGGCGGAGGCCTCGATCTGCGCCTCAAGGTCATCCAAATCGATGGTCAGATTGTCGGCAGTTTCCACGAATAGCGGTTCCGCCCCGACCGAGGCAATCGCCCCCGGTACTGGTGCCAGCGTGAACCCGTTGGACAAGACCGTGTCGCCCGGCTTGACGCCTACCGCGCGTAGCGCGCATCCCATCGCGTAGCCGCCGGAGGCCACAGCCAGCGCGTATTTTGCGCCCGTGAAGGCTGCAAATTCCTGCTCTAGCAACGCGGTTTCTCCCAGTTCGCCCGAAGTGACGTTATAGCGGTGTAGGCGACCGTGCTGCAAAACAGCCATCGCGGCAGCAATCCCTTCCTCAGGGATCGGTTCTTGTTGGGTAAAGCTGCCGTCAAAAACCTCGAACATCTTTCTTGCCTCCGGACGTTGCGGGGTCGACC
Above is a window of Litoreibacter janthinus DNA encoding:
- a CDS encoding thermonuclease family protein — its product is MIGAGAVFALLVGPPAIDVANGLARAGSSCVALDIIDGDTLRVFCPEAGVRSARIKSYDAPERFSYKCLSEFAAGWLATQKLRSLLWTSGEIIITPDGSDRYGRLLIYLRAGGEGVARSMIKSGHGRAYTGGQRAGWCA
- a CDS encoding acyl-CoA dehydrogenase family protein: MFNASMNFDLGEDVNALRDMVHRWAQERVKPIAAEVDASNEFPAHLWTEMGELGLLGITVPEEDGGSGMSYLAHVIAVEEIARASASVSLSYGAHSNLCVNQIKLNGTAEQKAQYLPGLISGEHVGALAMSEAGAGSDVVSMSLKAEKRNDHYRLSGNKYWITNGPDASTLVVYAKTDPDAGPKGITAFIIEKSMKGFSTSPHFDKLGMRGSNTAELIFDDVEVPFENVLGEEGRGVRVLMSGLDYERVVLAGIGTGIMAACLDEVMPYMVERKQFGKPIGSFQLMQGKIADMYTAMNSARAYVYEAGRACDRGNITRQDAAACCLYASEQAMVQAHQAVQAMGGAGFLADAPVARLFRDAKLMEIGAGTSEIRRMLVGRELMGAMG
- a CDS encoding hydroxymethylglutaryl-CoA lyase, whose translation is MSAVEIFEVGPRDGLQNEKAQIATADKIALVDMLSTAGFKRIEVASFVSPKWVPQMADSAEVLHGITRADGVSYAALTPNMRGLEGAIAAKADEVAVFASASEGFSKANVNATIEESIARFIPIMEAAPMPVRGYVSCVAECPYDGPTDPADVARVVAQLFDLGCYEVSLGDTVGRATPEQIDAMLKAVTQICDADKLAGHFHDTAARALLNIDVAMSHGVRVFDAAVGGLGGCPYAPGAAGNVATEAVLAHLENAGHTTGLDADIVARAGRMAQAMRG
- a CDS encoding crotonase/enoyl-CoA hydratase family protein; translation: MYETLLTDTDARGVATVTLNRPDKRNAMSGEMIAELTDCAAALASDDTVRAVVLRGAGALFCAGGDLNWMRAQIDADAATRGREAGKLATMLGAWNALPKPVVGRIEGAAFGGGVGLACVCDVALAAPDAKFGLTETKLGLIPATIGPYVIARMGEGNARRVFMSSRVFGADEAQGLGIIAGVTDDLDAAVEAEITPYLSCAPGAVAEAKALALHLGGAPGQAEVEHSIQALVTRWESTESAEGIAAFFDKRKAAWVR
- a CDS encoding DegT/DnrJ/EryC1/StrS family aminotransferase translates to MFEVFDGSFTQQEPIPEEGIAAAMAVLQHGRLHRYNVTSGELGETALLEQEFAAFTGAKYALAVASGGYAMGCALRAVGVKPGDTVLSNGFTLAPVPGAIASVGAEPLFVETADNLTIDLDDLEAQIEASAARYLLLSHMRGHLCDMDRLMAICNAAGVTVIEDCAHTMGASWQGTPSGRHGKVGCYSCQTYKHVNSGEGGFLISDDDEVMARAIILSGSYMLYERHLAGPPAEVFERVKYVTPNISGRMDNLRAAILRPQLARLTAQVDAWNARYAALESGLRNAPGLAIIERDPRGVYVGSSIQFRLPEASPAEIEEFTSRCASRGVELKWFGAAEPKAFTSRYDSWRYARPQALARTDNILSGLLDMRLPLTFSIEDCELIARIIQSEARALHGRTALAG
- a CDS encoding carboxyl transferase domain-containing protein, producing MKLTSNIAAGSEAFRANETANLEALRVVREAAQHAALGGGEGPRERHESRGKMLPRDRVANLLDPGSPFLEVGATAAHGLYDGAAPCAGVIAGIGLVQGRQVMVVCNDATVKGGTYYPMTVKKHLRAQEIAEENHLPCVYLVDSGGANLPNQDEVFPDRDHFGRIFYNQARMSAKGIAQIAVVMGSCTAGGAYVPAMSDVTIIVKEQGTIFLAGPPLVKAATGEVVTAEDLGGGDVHTRLSGVADYLAEDDAHALALARQAVGNIGGGVGSVTQGEAPAYDPSELLGVVPASLTTPYDIREVIARIVDGSRFDEFKKRFGETLVTGFADICGMQVGIIANNGVLFSEAAQKGAHFVELCSQRRIPLVFLQNITGFMVGRQYENEGIARHGAKLVTAVATTSVPKITMVIGGSFGAGNYGMAGRAYQPRFMWSWPNSRISVMGGPQAAGVLATVKRDGIERKGGTWSAEEEAAFKQPTIDMFEEQSHPLYASARLWDDGIVDPRKARDVLALSLRAALNAPIEETRFGVFRM
- a CDS encoding glutathione S-transferase family protein, encoding MTKITLHHAHQTRSMRSLWLLHELGVPFDVVVHPFGKNLRSEAFLKLNPSGRVPALEIDGQTLFETGAITEYLCETFPAGNLGRAAGDPERADWLVWVHFAETITQHCAALTQQHIALYEDHMRSPIVMKLEAARIGKCYAALEGRLQNRDYLLEGGFSAADISCGYSVYSGRHFAHIEPFPRLCAWYARITAREGFQKSLPPDGERLYPKEFYEVPA
- a CDS encoding biotin carboxylase N-terminal domain-containing protein, with amino-acid sequence MFSKILIANRGEIACRIIDTCRRLGVGTVAVHSDVDAKARHVAMADEAISLGGATPAESYLRGDAIIDAALTTGAQAIHPGYGFLSENPDLVEAVEKAGLTFIGPSAHAIRAMGLKDAAKALMVKAGVPVVPGYHEAGQDNLAAEADKIGYPVLIKAVAGGGGKGMRRVNAPKDFAQELEAAQTEAQKAFGNAAVLIEKYVSTPRHIEVQVFGDGTKAVHLFERDCSLQRRHQKVIEEAPAPGMTPEMRDAMGQAAVRAAEAVGYAGAGTVEFIVDASDGLHADRFYFMEMNTRLQVEHPVTEAITGVDLVEWQLRVASGEGLPARQEELSITGHSFEARIYAEDVPAGFLPATGTLRHLRFASGARIDTGVREGDGISPHYDPMIAKLTVHGPDRATTLAQLTRALKATQIGGTVTNIGFLAALSEHEGFAAGDVDTGLIERDLAALTAQSAPCTKTRALAAVAALGLHRTVPAFAGVSLWGGVEQTARFAFDEAEEARVETRAPSQFKVTLPDAVHELEHINGAWIIDEAKTAAGLWCDGAQGAVFWGNTYAFTVSDPLDRDAGQGAGDGVTRAPMPGLVRVVDVAAGAQVKAGDRLLVLEAMKMEHALRADADGIVAEVMTSAGDQVTAGAALVRMEADDD
- a CDS encoding lysozyme inhibitor LprI family protein — translated: MRFVLLLLAMASPLSAADLTVEPARIYACHAATPEGQRSPDCLGAASDQCQLLPGGTTSQGIATCITAETAIWDDILNEEYQTTRADLKTRDADEGTDLAGGLQNVQRAWIAFRDAECDLTYDQWEGGSVRGIAYANCLLVMTAERSIALRDMRPR